In Pyrus communis chromosome 1, drPyrComm1.1, whole genome shotgun sequence, the following are encoded in one genomic region:
- the LOC137732277 gene encoding leucine aminopeptidase 1-like, producing MVAAVVASFASTFIAVTSPSYSSSFLTKLRSAPSLRLSFAVSPLCSRRGKLMAHTLAQANLGLTYPSGIDAPKILFAAKEIDVAEWKGDLLAVGVTEKDLAKDENSKFQNSVLKKLDSHLGGLLAEVSSEEDFTGKSGQSTVVRLPGLGSKRVGLFGLGQSASSTAAFRGLGEAAAAAAKATQASDIAIVLASLEGLSAKSNTASAIASGTVLGIYEDSRYKSESKKSALKSVDILGLGTGAEVEKKLKYTEDVTSGIIFGKELVNSPANVLTPGKLAEEASKIASTYSDVLSANILNEEQCKELKMGSYLAVAAASTNPPHFIHLIYKPPGGPAKVKLGLVGKGLTFDSGGYNIKTGPGCSIEQMKFDMGGSAAVLGAAKAIAQIKPPGVEVHFIVAACENMISGTGMRPGDIVTASNGKTIEVNNTDAEGRLTLADALVYACNQGVDKIVDLATLTGACRVALGPSIAGVFTPSDDLAKEVFAASEISGEKFWRLPMEESYWESMKSGIADMLNTGARQGGSITAALFLKQFVDEKVQWLHIDMAGPVWSDKKRTATGFGVSTLVEWVQNNSS from the exons ATGGTGGCCGCTGTTGTAGCGTCCTTTGCGTCGACCTTTATTGCTGTCACTTCTCCTTCCTACTCTTCCTCCTTTTTGACGAAATTACGGTCTGCTCCCAGTCTCCGACTTTCTTTTGCAGTGTCACCCCTGTGCTCTCGCAGAGGGAAGCTCATGGCTCACACTCTCGCTCAGGCCAATCTCGGCCTCACTTACCCTTCTGGCATCGACGCCCCAAAG ATCTTGTTTGCCGCAAAAGAGATCGATGTAGCAGAATGGAAAGGAGACTTACTTGCAGTGGGCGTCACAGAGAAAGACTTGGCGAAAGATGAGAACTCCAAGTTTCAGAATTCAGTTTTGAAGAAGCTAGATTCCCATTTGGGTGGTCTCTTGGCTGAAGTCTCTTCTGAGGAAGACTTCACCGGAAAGTCTGGCCAGTCAACCGTTGTTAGGCTTCCGGGTCTTGGTTCAAAGAGGGTTGGCTTATTTGGGCTTGGACAATCTGCTTCATCTACAGCAGCTTTCCGAGGTCTTGGTGAggctgcagcagcagcagcaaaggCTACTCAAGCAAGTGACATTGCTATTGTGCTTGCCTCTTTGGAGGGGCTTTCTGCGAAATCTAATACAGCTTCTGCAATAGCATCTG GAACTGTGTTGGGGATATATGAAGATAGCAGGTACAAATCAGAGTCAAAGAAATCAGCTTTGAAATCTGTGGACATTCTTGGTCTTGGAACTGGAGCTGAAGTAGAGAAGAAGCTCAAGTATACTGAAGATGTTACTTCTGGAATAATTTTTGGGAAAGAGCTAGTAAATTCACCTGCCAATGTTCTTACACCTG GGAAACTAGCTGAAGAGGCCTCAAAGATTGCCTCCACATACAGTGATGTTCTATCTGCAAACATATTAAATGAAGAGCAATGCAAAGAATTGAAAATGGGTTCTTATTTGGCTGTTGCCGCAGCCTCAACAAATCCCCCGCATTTTATTCACCTGATTTACAAACCCCCTGGGGGACCTGCTAAGGTCAAATTAGGGTTGGTTGGTAAAGGTCTGACCTTTGACAG CGGTGGCTACAACATCAAGACAGGGCCTGGCTGTTCAATTGAACAAATGAAATTTGATATGGGAGGTTCAGCAGCCGTATTAGGTGCAGCAAAAGCCATTGCTCAAATCAAACCACCTGGTGTAGAG GTTCATTTCATTGTTGCAGCTTGCGAGAATATGATAAGTGGAACAGGTATGAGGCCTGGAGACATTGTGACAGCATCAAATGGAAAGACAATCGAG GTCAATAACACTGATGCTGAAGGTAGACTTACTCTGGCCGATGCATTGGTATATGCTTGTAACCAAGGTGTTGATAAG ATTGTTGACCTGGCAACCTTAACCGGTGCTTGCAGAGTTGCTCTTGGACCCTCAATAGCAG GTGTCTTCACACCGAGTGATGACCTGGCGAAGGAGGTTTTTGCAGCTTCAGAAATCAGTGGGGAGAAATTTTGGAGGTTGCCAATGGAGGAGAGTTATTGGGAGTCAATGAAATCCGGAATAGCTGATATGCTCAACACCGGTGCTCGTCAAGGTGGTTCAATAACTGCTGCTCTCTTCTTGAAGCAG TTCGTTGATGAAAAAGTTCAGTGGCTGCATATTGACATGGCCGGGCCTGTTTGGAGTGACAAGAAACGCACTGCTACAGGGTTCGGTGTTTCCACTCTGGTGGAGTGGGTTCAGAACAACTCTTCCTAA
- the LOC137731631 gene encoding probable cyclic nucleotide-gated ion channel 5 produces MLDCGYNKSQYVGGQRDKFVRLDDLDSRLSSPSDSGGRRCGFNIEGLTRTAPARDTSFKRGMKKGSEGLKSIGRSLGFGISRAVFPEDLKGSDKKIYDPQDKFLLLWNRFFVISCILAVSVDPLFFYLPVINSSSNCLGIDRRLAITATTLRMIVDAFYLIHMALQFRTAYIAPSSRVFGRGELVIDPARIAKRYLRSYFIIDFLSVLPLPQIVVWRFLQRSKGSDVLATKQALLFIVLFQYIPRLFRVYPLTSELKRTAGVFAETAWAGAAYYLLLYMLASHIVGAFWYLLALERNDTCWQMACTDIGKPCDKTLLYCGNQNNLDNATWSNVTGNILSKCSADDNNTYFDFGIFNSALSSGVVSSKKFIVKYCYCLWWGLQNLSTLGQGLATSTYPGEVIFSISLAIFGLILFALLIGNMQTYLQSLTIRLEEMRVKRRDSEQWMHHRLLPQDLRERVRRYDQYKWLETRGVDEQSLVQSLPKDLRRDIKRHLCLALVRRVPLFDNMDESLLDAICERLKPSLFTESTYIVREGDPVDEMLFIIRGRLESVTTDGGRSGFFNRSFLKEGDFCGEELLTWALDPKSGANLPSSTRTVKALTEVEAFALVAEELKFVASQFRRLHSRQVQHTFRFYSQQWRTWAACFIQAAWRRYSKRKILELRRKEEEAEAEALGGARSNAGGSYSIGATFLASRFAANALRNVHRNRNLKSARELIKLQKPPEPDFSAEGAD; encoded by the exons ATGTTGGATTGTGGTTACAACAAGTCACAGTACGTGGGAGGCCAGAGAGACAAGTTTGTGAG GCTGGATGACTTGGACTCTAGATTGTCATCGCCTTCTGATTCTGGAGGGAGAAGATGTGGGTTTAATATTGAGGGACTAACCCGGACTGCTCCTGCAAGGGATACATCTTTTAAGAGAGGAATGAAAAAGGGGTCTGAAGGTCTTAAGTCAATCGGCCGATCACTTGGATTTGGGATTTCTCGTGCAGTGTTCCCTGAAGATCTTAAAGGGTCAGACAAGAAGATATATGATCCTCAGGACAAATTTCTCTTGTTGTGGAATAGATTTTTTGTCATCTCATGTATTCTGGCAGTGTCTGTGGACCCTCTGTTTTTCTATCTTCCAGTCATCAATAGTTCATCAAATTGTCTTGGTATAGATCGAAGGTTGGCTATCACAGCAACCACACTGCGGATGATTGTTGATGCTTTCTATCTTATTCACATGGCCCTCCAGTTTAGAACAGCTTACATTGCTCCATCATCTCGGGTTTTTGGAAGAGGTGAACTGGTGATTGATCCAGCACGAATAGCCAAGCGATACTTACGAAGTTATTtcatcattgattttctttcAGTGCTACCCCTACCACAG ATTGTAGTTTGGAGGTTTCTTCAGAGGTCCAAAGGTTCAGATGTGCTTGCTACAAAACAGGCTTTGCTTTTCATAGTTTTATTTCAGTATATTCCCAGACTTTTTCGAGTCTATCCTTTGACTTCAGAACTGAAAAGAACAGCTGGCGTCTTTGCTGAAACTGCTTGGGCAGGTGCTGCATACTATTTGCTATTATATATGCTCGCTAGTCAT ATAGTTGGGGCATTCTGGTATTTGTTAGCTTTAGAACGCAATGATACATGCTGGCAGATGGCTTGTACTGATATTGGAAAACCATGTGATAAAACTCTCTTGTACTGCGggaaccaaaacaatttagaTAATGCAACTTGGTCCAATGTTACTGGAAACATCCTATCAAAATGCTCGGCAGATGACAATAATACCTACTTTGATTTTGGAATCTTTAATTCGGCTTTATCATCTGGGGTTGTTTCATCCAAGAAGTTCATTGTCAAGTACTGTTACTGTTTATGGTGGGGACTACAGAATTTAAG TACGCTTGGTCAGGGTCTTGCAACCAGCACCTATCCTGGAGAGGTTATATTTTCCATATCACTGGCTATATTTGGACTTATCCTCTTCGCACTTTTGATAGGAAACATGCAG ACCTATCTTCAGTCTCTTACTATTCGACTTGAGGAGATGAGGGTCAAAAGACGCGATTCAGAGCAGTGGATGCATCACCGCTTGCTCCCACAAGACCTTAGGGAACGCGTCAGGCGATATGATCAATATAAGTGGTTGGAAACACGCGGGGTGGACGAGCAGAGTTTGGTTCAGAGCCTACCAAAGGATCTCAGGAGAGATATTAAGCGGCACCTCTGTTTGGCATTAGTGAGGAGG GTTCCTTTGTTTGATAATATGGACGAGAgtttgcttgatgccatttgtgaGAGACTGAAACCAAGTTTATTCACAGAGAGTACTTACATAGTTCGGGAAGGAGATCCTGTTGACGAGATGCTTTTCATCATACGTGGTCGCCTTGAGAGTGTTACAACAGATGGTGGCAGGAGTGGGTTTTTTAACCGAAGTTTCCTGAAAGAAGGTGATTTCTGTGGTGAGGAACTTCTAACTTGGGCACTGGATCCCAAATCTGGTGCCAACCTCCCATCATCTACTCGGACAGTTAAGGCTTTAACTGAGGTTGAGGCCTTTGCTCTTGTGGCTGAAGAGTTGAAATTTGTTGCCAGTCAGTTTAGGCGCCTTCACAGCAGACAGGTTCAGCACACCTTCCGTTTCTACTCACAACAATGGCGGACTTGGGCTGCTTGCTTTATCCAAGCAGCATGGCGTCGCTATTCCAAGAGGAAAATCTTGGAGCTTCGTCGTAAGGAAGaggaagcagaagcagaagcctTGGGAGGTGCTCGCAGCAACGCTGGAGGTTCATATAGCATTGGTGCCACATTTTTAGCTTCTAGGTTTGCTGCAAATGCACTTCGTAATGTCCACCGAAACAGGAATTTGAAGAGCGCTCGAGAATTAATCAAACTACAAAAGCCTCCGGAGCCCGATTTTAGCGCTGAAGGTGCTGATTGA
- the LOC137708680 gene encoding uncharacterized protein, with product MSVSLTVMTFNLHEDQTEDSPYSWDKRRDLCISVITSYSPIILCTQQGVKSQLDYLQQCLPGYDQFGISRKGPEDTSDEHCTIFYDKEKVELLEGGTFWLSESPSVPGSMSWGSEVPCIATWVTFQLKGAEPPGFSFQIVNTNMDEFSPRARRRSALLTWQHIASLPPGLPVVYCGGFNTQKESTTGRFLLGRSREHGAVGDMRDAWPNARVRKNVSLIRTFHGFKGDKQGALEFLKLVFRALCLCWDRQTQDLHVDWILFRGRSLIPVLCEVVSDNIDGYYPSSHYPIFAEFMLPRTVRMIDPPAPEGN from the exons ATGAGTGTTTCTTTGACAGTGATGACCTTCAATCTTCACGAAGATCAGACGGAGGACAGTCCCTACTCGTGGGATAAGAGAAGGGATTTGTGCATAAGCGTCATTACTAGTTATTCTCCTATCATTCTGTGTACCCAGCAAG GAGTTAAATCACAGTTAGATTATCTTCAGCAGTGCTTGCCAG GTTATGATCAATTTGGAATATCAAGAAAAGGGCCTGAAGACACTTCTGATGAACATTGCACCATCTTCTATGACAAGGAGAAG GTGGAGCTGCTTGAAGGTGGAACGTTTTGGTTGTCAGAGTCACCTTCTGTCCCCGGAAGCATGTCATGGGGTTCTGAAGTTCCATGTATTGCAACATGGGTGA CATTTCAACTGAAAGGAGCTGAGCCACCTGGATTTTCATTCCAGATAGTAAATACAAACATGGATGAGTTCAGTCCTCGTGCCCGTCGACGAAGTGCTTTGCTCACATGGCAGCACATAGCATCCTTGCCACCTGGCTTGCCAGTTGTATATTGTGGAGGTTTCAACACACAAAAGGAATCAACTACCGGCCGGTTTCTTTTGGGGAGATCAAG AGAGCATGGTGCAGTGGGGGATATGAGGGATGCATGGCCTAATGCCCGTGTGAGGAAAAATGTCTCTCTTATTCGCACTTTTCATGGATTTAAAG GTGACAAACAAGGAGCTCTTGAATTCCTCAAGTTGGTTTTCAGAGCGCTCTGCCTTTGCTGGGATCGCCAAACACAGGATCTACATGTAGATTGGATTCTTTTTAGAGGTAGATCTCTTATTCCTGTTTTATGTGAAGTGGTGAGTGATAACATTGATGGATATTACCCATCCTCGCACTATCCCATATTTGCCGAGTTTATGCTTCCTCGCACGGTGAGAATGATTGACCCACCCGCTCCCGAGGGGAATTGA
- the LOC137710924 gene encoding uncharacterized protein has product MVGTNLKAETMGLMEKRTALEAEMNAIIERLTQPGGPGISGNLLDSEGFPREDIDIPAVRAERRRLAELRNDHREITEKLNRNIEVLHSASLAPKQSSLNDSDGQSASAVNDVASASSTNVHTAMDVDMIVSVPFALVDEIADASPAAEDGLQLGDQIVKFGNVENGDNLLQKLASEAQANQGRGIPIILVRQGAQVNLTVTPRTWQGRGLLGCHFRIL; this is encoded by the exons ATGGTGGGAACGAATCTGAAGGCGGAGACGATGGGTTTAATGGAGAAGAGGACCGCCCTGGAGGCGGAGATGAACGCGATCATAGAGCGTCTTACTCAGCCCGGCGGCCCTGGAATCTCCGGCAACCTCCTTGACTCCGAG GGTTTTCCTCGCGAAGACATTGACATCCCAGCTGTGCGAGCAGAAAGGCGTCGTCTTGCTG AATTGCGTAATGATCACAGAGAGATTACCGAGAAACTGAACAGAAATATTGAAGTTCTGCATTCGGCAAGTCTTGCTCCTAAACAATCATCACTCAATGATTCAG ATGGCCAAAGCGCATCAGCTGTCAACGATGTTGCATCTGCATCCTCAACCAATGTTCATACTGCCATGGATGTGGATATGATTGTGAGCGTACCCTTTGCATTGGTGGATGAGATAGCTGATGCATCACCAGCAGCAGAGGATGGTTTACAGCTTGGAGATCAGATTGTTAAGTTTGGTAATGTGGAAAATGGTGATAATTTGTTGCAGAAACTTGCTTCTGAGGCTCAAGCTAATCAGGGCCGTGGGATACCAATAATACTTGTAAGGCAAGGTGCTCAAGTCAACTTAACCGTGACACCTAGAACATGGCAAGGCAGGGGTCTACTTGG CTGTCATTTCCGGATCCTGTGA
- the LOC137731643 gene encoding transmembrane 9 superfamily member 10-like: MARGPLAFQLWISVCLLFFLHARCFYLPGVAPQDFQYGNPLNVKVNKLTSTKTQLPYSYYSLPYCTPERIVDSAENLGEVLRGDRIENSPYEFKMREPQMCNVLCRVVLNAKTAKEFKEKIDDEYRVNMILDNLPLVVPIPRPDQENALVYQHGFHVGLRGQYAGNKDEKHFINNHLTFTVKYHKDQMTESARIVGFEVKPFSVKHEYEGEWSKDKRLTTCDPHAKRTVTSSESPQEVEDKKEVIFTYDVEFQESDVKWASRWDTYLLVADDQIHWFSIVNSLMIVLFLSGMVAMIMLRTLYRDISKYNQLESQEEAQEETGWKLVHGDVFRPPVNSDLLCVYVGTGVQFFGMILVTMLFAVLGFLSPSNRGGLMTAMLLLWVFMGLFAGYSAARLYKMFKGTEWKKISLKTAFVFPATLFAIFFVLNALIWGEKSSGAVPFGTMFALVFLWFGISVPLIYVGAYVGFRKLLIEDPVKTNKIPRQVPEQAWYMHPAFSILIGGILPFGAVFIELFFILTSIWLHQFYYIFGFLFIVFIILIITCAEITIVLCYFQLCSEDYLWWWRSYLTSGSSALYLFLYAAFYFFTKLDIKKPVSGALYFGYMLIASYSFFVLTGTIGFYACFWFTRLIYSSVKFD, encoded by the exons ATGGCGAGAGGACCTCTCGCTTTTCAGCTATGGATCTCTGTCTGTCTTTTGTTCTTCTTGCATGCTCGCTGCTTCTACCTCCCGGGTGTCGCCCCTCAAGATTTCCAATAC GGAAATCCCTTGAATGTGAAAGTGAACAAATTGACCTCTACAAAAACTCAACTTCCTTACTCGTACTATTCCCTCCCATACTGTACCCCGGAGCGTATAGTAGACAGTGCAGAGAATCTTGGGGAAGTTCTCCGTGGTGATCGCATTGAAAACTCTCCTTACGAG TTCAAAATGAGAGAACCACAAATGTGCAATGTTTTATGCCGTGTAGTTCTTAATGCAAAAACTGCAAAGGAATTCAAGGAAAAGATAGATGATGAGTATCGGGTGAATAT GATTCTGGATAATCTCCCTCTGGTTGTCCCTATACCAAGGCCTGATCAGGAAAACGCCTTAGTTTATCAACATGGGTTTCATGTTGGTCTTAGAGGACAATATGCTGGG AACAAGGATGAAAAGCATTTTATCAACAATCACTTAACATTTACAGTCAAGTATCACAAGGACCAAATGACAGAATCTGCCAGGATTGTCGGATTTGAGGTGAAGCCATTCag TGTTAAGCATGAATACGAAGGCGAGTGGAGTAAGGATAAACGTTTAACAACCTGTGATCCCCATGCGAAACGAACAGTTACCAGCTCTGAATCTCCTCAGGAGGTTGAAGATAAAAAGGAAGTTATATTTACATATGATGTTGAGTTCCAG GAGAGTGATGTAAAGTGGGCATCTCGGTGGGACACATATCTTCTGGTGGCGGATGATCAAATCCACTGGTTCTCAATTGTTAATTCTTTGATGATTGTTCTTTTCCTTTCGGGCATGGTTGCTATGATAATGTTGCGGACACTTTACCGGGATATCTCCAAGTACAACCAACTAGAGTCCCAAGAAGAAGCCCAAGAAGAGACAGGATGGAAACTGGTTCATGGCGATGTATTCAGACCTCCAGTAAACTCAGATCTACTGTGCGTGTATGTTGGGACGGGTGTGCAGTTCTTTGGGATGATTCTCGTCACCATGCTCTTCGCAGTCCTTGGATTCCTCTCCCCTTCAAACCGAGGTGGGTTGATGACTGCCATGCTCCTCCTCTGGGTCTTTATGGGCCTCTTTGCTGGATACTCTGCAGCCCGTCTGTACAAAATGTTTAAGGGAACAGAATGGAAGAAAATCAGTCTCAAAACAGCTTTCGTGTTTCCTGCAACTCTCTTTGCCATTTTCTTCGTCTTGAATGCTCTTATCTGGGGTGAGAAATCCTCTGGGGCAGTTCCATTTGGAACCATGTTTGCTCTGGTATTCTTATGGTTTGGCATTTCAGTTCCACTTATCTACGTTGGTGCTTATGTGGGTTTTAGGAAGCTATTGATCGAGGATCCTGTGAAAACCAACAAGATCCCTAGGCAAGTCCCTGAACAGGCGTGGTACATGCATCCAGCCTTCTCTATCCTAATTGGAGGCATACTCCCATTCGGGGCCGTCTTTATTGAGCTCTTCTTCATCCTTACATCTATATGGTTGCATCAATTCTATTACATATTTGGATTCCTTTTCATCGTCTTCATTATCCTCATCATCACTTGTGCCGAGATCACAATTGTGCTATGCTACTTCCAGTTGTGCAGTGAAGACTACCTTTGGTGGTGGAGGTCGTACTTGACCTCAGGCTCCTCAGCGCTCTACCTTTTCCTGTACGCAGCCTTCTACTTCTTCACTAAGCTTGACATTAAGAAGCCAGTTTCTGGAGCCTTGTATTTCGGGTATATGCTGATTGCTTCCTATTCTTTCTTCGTGCTGACTGGTACAATCGGTTTCTATGCATGCTTCTGGTTTACCAGGCTCATCTATTCGTCAGTGAAGTTCGACTGA